The genome window CGACGAGGAACGCCAAGGCGGCTTTCTTGCCGGCCTTGTAGTCCTCGACGACCTTGGCGTGCTCGGCCAGGACCCCGTCCACGACGGCGCCGAGCGCGCCCGCGTCGGCGACCTGGGTCAGGCCCTCACGGCTGACGATAGTCCGCGCGTCCTCGCCCGAGCGGTACATCTTCTCGAAGACGTCCTTGGCGATCTTGCCGCTGATGGTGCCGTCCTCGATGAGCGTGATGAGGCCCGCGAGCTTACCGGGCGAAATGGCGCAGGCGGCGACCGCGCGCTCGTCGTCGCCGGGAAGCTCGCGAAGCAGCTCGTTGAGGATCCAGTTGGCCGCGGCCTTCGGCTTGCCGCACTGGGCGACGGCGGCCTCGAAGTAGTCGGCCAGCGCGCGGCTCCCGGTCAAAAGGTCCGCGTCGTAGGCGGTGAGCGCGTGGGCCCGCATGAAGCGCGCGCGACGGGCGGCCGGCAGCTCGGGCAGCGTGACGCGCACGGCCTCGATCCAGCGCGCCCCGACGTTGAGAGGCGGAAGGTCGGGCTCCGGGAAGTAGCGGTAGTCGTGGGCGAACTCCTTCGAGCGCATGGAGACCGTCTGCCCCTTGTCGGGGTCCCAGAGGCGCGTCTCCTGCACGATCCGCTCCCCAGCGTCGAGCGCGCGGCCCTGCCGCTTCATCTCGTACTCGAGCGCGTGCTGGACGTTCCGGAAGGAGTTCATGTTCTTGACCTCGACCTTGGTCCCGAGCGGGATCGCCCCGACCCGCTTCAGCGAGATGTTGGCATCGCACCGCATGGATCCTTCTTCCATGTTGCCGTCGCAGACGCCCAGGTAGACGACGATGGCCCGGAGCCCGCGCAGGTAGGCGCCCGCCTCCTCGGAGGTTCGGATGTCCGGCTTGGAGACGATCTCCATGAGCGGCACACCGGCGCGGTTAAAGTCCACCTGGCTCGACTGCGCCGTCTCGAGGCTGCCCTCGTGGATGAGCTTGCCGACGTCCTCCTCGAGGTGGAGGCGCTCGATGCCGATCCGGCGCGCGGCGCCGTCCACCTCGATGTCGAGATGGCCGTGCTCCGCCAGCGGCTCCTCGTACTGGCTGATCTGGTAGTTCTTCGGCATGTCCGGGTAGTAGTAGTGCTTGCGCGCGAAGCGGTTGTCCGCGTTCACGGTGCAGTGAATCGCCAGCGAGGTCTTGATCCCGAACTCGACCGCCCGCCGGTTGATGACCGGCAGCGTCCCCGGCATGCCCTGGCAGACGGGGCAGGTCTGGGTATTGGGCGGCGCGCCGAAGACCGTCGAGCAGCCGCAGAACATCTTCGACCGCGTCAGGAGCTGCGCGTGGACCTCGAGGCCGATGACGACGTCGTACGCCCCGCTCATGCGGTGAGCCCCGGCTTTCTCTCCCGCCACGTGGTGGCCGCCTCGTACGCCTTGGCCGTGCGCAGCAGCGTCGCCTCGTCGAAGGCCTTGCCGATGACCTGGAGCCCGATCGGCAGCCCCGCCTTCGTAAAGCCCGCCGGCACCGACAGCCCCGGCAGCCCGGCCAGGTTGACGGGAATGGTGAACACGTCGTTGAGGTACATGGAGAGCGGGTCCTCCTTCTCGCCCATCTTGAAGGCGGCGCTCGGCGTGGTCGGTGCCACGATCACGTCCACGCGCTCGAAAGCTCTCTGGAAATCGCGCTGGACGAGCGTGCGCACCTTCTGCGCCTTGCCATAGTAGGCGTCGTAGTAGCCCGCGGAGAGCGCGTACGTGCCGAGCATGACGCGCCGCTTGACCTCGGCGCCGAACCCCGCGCCGCGCGTCCGGCTGTACATGTCGATGAGATCGCGCGCGCCGGGGACGCGCAGGCCGTACTTGACCCCGTCGTAGCGCGCGAGGTTGGAAGAGCACTCGGCCGGCGCGATCAGGTAGTAGGCGGCGAGACCGTACTCGGTATGCGGCAGCGAGACGCTCTCGGTCTTCGCCCCAAGGCCCTTCAACGTCTCGATGGCCGCCCGCACCGCCGCTTCGACTTCCGCGTCCAGCCCTTCGATGAAATACTCCGCGGGGATCCCGACCCTCAGGCCCTGCACGCCCCGCGAGAGCTCTGCCGCGTAGTCCGGTACCGGGATCGCGGCCGAGGTCGAGTCCAGCGGGTCGTGGCCCGCTATCGCCTGGAGCATCAGCGCGGCGTCGAGGACGTCCTTGGCGAACGGGCCGACCTGGTCGAGGGACGACGCGAAGGCGACGAGGCCGAAGCGCGAGACGCGCCCGTAGGTCGGCTTGAGACCGACGTTGCCGCAGAAAGCCGCGGGCTGGCGGATGGAGCCGCCCGTGTCGGTGCCGAGCGTCGCCGCCGCGAGGTCGGCGGCGACCGCGGCCGCCGAGCCTCCGGAAGACCCGCCGGGCACGCGGGAGAGATCCCACGGGTTGCGCGTCGTGAAATAGGCCGAGTTCTCCGTGGAGGAGCCCATGGCGAACTCGTCCATGTTGAGCTTGCCCAGGATGACTGCGCCGGCTCGGACAAGCCGTGCGACGACAGTCGCATCATAGGGCGGCACGAATCCCTCGAGGATCTTCGAGCCGCAGGTGGTCCGGACTCCCCGAGTGCAGAACACGTCCTTGACGCCGAGCGGGACGCCGTCGAGCGGGCCGAGGGACGCACCGGACTTGAAGCGCGCGTCCGCCTCCGCCGCCCTGGCGAGCGCGGCCTCGCCCGTGACGGTCAGGTACGCCTTCACCTTGGGATCGAGCGCCGCGATGCGCGCGAGATACTCCCGTGCGGCCTGCGTGGGCGTCGCGTCTCCGAGGCGGAAGCGCGCGCCCAATTCGTGGATCGTGAGGTCCGTCAGCATCCCCTACTCTTCGATGGACTCTTCGATGATTCGGGGCACGCGGAAGAACTCGCCGCTCCGGTCGGGCGCGTTCGCCAGCATGTCGGCCTGCGGCAGCGACGGCGCGGGCTCGTCCTCGCGCATCACGTTGGTCATGGGCACGGCGTGGGAGGTCGGCGGCACCCCTTCGGTGTCCAGCGCCCGGAGCTTGTCGATATAGGACAGGATGCCGTCGAGCTCGCGGCGCATGCGCTCCTTCTCGGCGTCCGAGAGCGCCAGACGCGCCAGGCGGGCCACGTGGTCCACTTCCTTCATCGTGATCTTCAGCTCGGGCATAACTACAGCTCCTCCAGGTGCGCGTATTGGAGGGAGAGGCGCTTGCGGCCGACGCTGGCGAAGTGGACGGTGGCGATGACATCGCTGCCTTCTCTCTGGATGCCGACCAGGAGCCCCTCGCCCCAGCGCACGTGGCGGAGCTTCGCGCCGACGCGGAAGGGCAGGTCGGGGTCCTCCACCGCCGCCGGCAGGCTTGCCGCCGCCGCGCGCGGCACGGCAGGCGAGGGCCGCAACGCGTTGAGCAGCACCCGCTGCGCCTCGGGAACTTCCAGCAGAAAACGTGAGGGCTCCCCCGCCCCATAGCCCTGGATGCGCCTGTGGAGGGCGTAGGAAAGCCACAACCGCTGTTCCGCCCGCGTGACGCCGACGTAGAAGAGCCGGCGCTCCTCCTCGAGCTCCTCGGCGTCGTCCATGGAGCGCGAGTGCGGAAAGACGCCCTCCTCCAGCCCGGTGAGGAAGACCGCGGGGAACTCGAGCCCCTTGGCTGAGTGAAGCGTCATGAGCGTGACGCCTTCGTCCGTGTCGTCGAGGGAATCCACGTCAGCCACCAGGGCGATCGAGTCAAGGAAGGCTTCGAGCGGCGCGCCCTCGGCGCCCGCCGCTTCTTGGGCGACGACGAACTCCTCGGAGGCCGCCACCAGCTCCTCGATGTTCTCGAGCCGCGCGTCGGCCTCGGCCGTCCGCTGCGCCTTGAGCGCATCGCGGAAGCCGGAGCTGCCCGCCACTAGGTCGATAAGCGCCGGCACCGTCATGGTCGCGCGACCCTCCCCCAGGCGGGCAACGAGCCGCGCGAAGTCTTCGAGGGCGCCGCGCGCCTTCGCCGTCACGTCGGCAGGCAGCGCCGCGCATGCCGCCAAGAGCGGGATCCCGTGCGCCCGCGCGGCCTCGGACAGGCGGTCGAGCGTGGCCTTGCCGATGCCGCGGCTGGGCGCCGCGACGGCGCGGCGGAAGGCGATGTCGTCCGCCGGGTTGACTGCCAGGCGCAGGTAGGCGATCACGTCCTTGATCTCGCGGCGCTCGTAGAAGCGTACGCCGCCCACGATGACGTAGGGAATGCTCGCGCGCCGGAGCGCGTCTTCGAGCACGCGCGACTGGGCGTTGGTCCGGTAGAACAACGCCACGTCGTCGTAGTCCAGGCCCTGGCCGTGCAGGGACCGGACCGTCTGCGCCACCCAGCCCGCCTCCTCGTTCTCGTCCCAGGCGCGGTAGACCTGCGCCCGCTCGCCTTCGTCGTTCTCCGTCCAGAGGCGCTTGTCTCGGCGCGCGCGGTTGTTCGCGATGACCGCCGACGCGATGTCGAGGATGCGCTTGGTCGAGCGGTAGTTCTGCTCGAGCGGCACCACGAGGCAGTCGGGGAAGTCCTTTTCGAAGTCGAGGATGTTGCGCAGGTCGGCCCCGCGCCAGCGGTACACGGACTGGTCGGGGTCGCCGACCACGCAGAGGTTCCTGTGCTCCTGGGTCAGGAGCTGGATGATGCGGTACTGGGCGCGGTTGGTGTCCTGGTACTCGTCGACGAGCACATACGTCCAGAGCGCGCGGTACCAGGCGAGCGCCTCGCGGGACGTCTCGAAGAGCCGCACGACCAGCAGCAGGAGGTCGTCGAAGTCCGCGCCGCCCGCGGCCCGCAGCTTCTCTTCGTATCTCCGGTAGAGCGTCGCGATCCGCTCCTCGCGGGGCGTGCGGGCGAGGCGCTCGGCTTCTTCCACGGACAGCATCTGGTTCTTGGCGTGACTGATGCGGTGGACGATCGAGGCGGGCGTGGTCTGCCGCTCGTCCATGTCGAGCTCACGCATGGCCTCCTTGACCAGCGTGAGCCGGTCCTCCTCGTCGTAGATGACGAAGGACGGCCTAAGCCCGACCAGCGTCGCGCGCTCGCGCAGGATGCGCACGCAGGTCGAGTGGAACGTCGCGATGAGCGGCGGGCGGATCCCGGCCGGCAGGACGAGGTCCTCGACCCGGCGCCGCATCTCTCCCGCAGCCCTGTTGGTGAAGGTTACGGCGAGCACGTGGCGGGGATGGACGCCCTCGACGCCGAGGAGCCACGCGATCCGGTGGGCGATGACACGCGTCTTGCCGCTGCCGGCGCCGGCCAGCACCAGCACGGGGCCCTTGGTCGCCTGGACGGCCTGCTGCTGGGCGGGATTGAGCGAGGCGAGAACGGTCTCCGGGGCGACGGCGGGCCGCAGCATGGATACGTACGATATCACACCGCCCGAGCGGCCGCGCCGCGCGGGCTCTACTCGACGGTCACGGACTTGGCTAGATTCCGCGGCTGGTCCACGTCGCGCCCGAGGCGGACCGCGACGTGATACGCCAGGAGCTGGAGCGGGAGCGCCATCAGGATGGGCGAGAGCAGCTCGGCGGCGGCCGGCACCGTCAGCACGCGCGAAGCGCGCGCGCCGATCTCGCGGTCTCCCTCGTGCGCGAGGGCGATGATGCGACCGTCCCGGGCGCGCACCTCCTCGACCGTGCCCATCATCCGGTCGTAGGAGGAATCCCGCGGGGTCAGCGCCACCACCGGCATCGTGTCGTCGATCAGCGCGATGGGGCCGTGCTTCATCTCGCCCGCCGGGTAGCCCTCGGCGTGGAGGTACGACAGCTCCTTGAGCTTGAGGGCGCCCTCGAGGGCGATCGGATAGTGGATGCCGCGCCCGAGGAAGAGGAAGTGCTTGTACGCGGCCAACTCCTTCGCGAGCTCGGCGATCTCGGGCTCCTTCTCGAGGGCCCGCTCCATCAGCCGGGGCAGCTCGAGCAACCCCTGGATGTGCTTGCGGCCGTCCTCGGCCAGGAGCGCGCCGCGCCGGCGGCCGAGCCAGAGCGCGAGAAGATAGCAGGCCGCGAGGGCCGCGGTGAAGGTCTTCGAGGAGGCGACGCTGATCTCGGGCCCCGCGTGGGTGTAGAGCACGCCCGTGGACTCCCGGGCGAGCGCCGACCCGACCACGTTGGTGATGCCGACGATGGGCGCCCCGCGGTCGCGCGCGGCCTTGACGGCGCCGAGCGTGTCGGCCGTCTCGCCCGACTGGGACAGCGCCACCACGAGCGTCTCGGGTCCCAGCACGGCGTCGCGGTAGCGGAACTCCGAGCCCAGGTCGACCTCGGCCGGAAGCCCCGCCAGCCGCTCGACCATGAAGCGGCCGACGATGGCGGCGTGGTACGACGTCCCGCACGCGATGAAGACGACGCGCTGGAGGCCCGCCACCACGTCCGGGTCGAGGCCGATGTCGGGCAGCACCACGGTCCCGCCCTCGGGCGACACGCGGCCGCGCAGCGTGTCCGCCACGGCGCGCGGCTGCTCGTAGATCTCCTTGAGCATGAAGTGCCGGTAGCCGCCCTTCTCCGCGAGAATCGGGTCCCACGTGATCCGCGTGGGCGTGCGGGAGACGGGCGCGCCGGCGAGATCGGAGATGTCGACACCATGCCGCGTCACCACCGCCACGTCCTCGTCCTCGAGGATGACGACATCGCGGGTATGCGCGAGCAGGGCGGGGATGTCGGAAGCGAGGTAGGTCTCCCCCTGCCCCAGCCCCACCACGACGCTGCCGGCGCCGTGCTTGGCCGCGACCAACCGGTCGGGCGCGGCCTTGGACAGCACCACGATGGCGTAGGAGCCTCGGAGCTCTCGCAGCGCCCTGCGGACCGCGTCGTCCAATCGGGGCGTGTCTTTGAGGTGCCGCTCGATCAGGTGCGCGATGACTTCCGTGTCGGTCTCCGACGTGAAGACGTGCCCCTCGGCGTGGAGGCGCTCCTTGATCGGCAGGTAGTTCTCGATGATGCCGTTGTGGACCACGACGAGGGTGCCCGAGCCGTCGGTGTGGGGATGGGCGTTGTCGTCGGTCGGCCGCCCGTGTGTGGCCCAGCGCGTGTGGCCGATGCCGATGCGCCCGTGCACGGGGCGCTCGCGCAGCAGGCCTTCGAGAACCTTGATCCGGCCGGCCGCGCGCCGGACCTCGAGCCCCTCGGGCCCCAGCACGGCCACGCCGGCCGAGTCGTAGCCGCGGTACTCGAGGCGCTTGAGCCCGTCCACGATGACGCCGACCGCGTCCTTGTCACCGATGTAGCCGACGATCCCGCACATGGCGTCAGTCCTTGGCCTTCCGGGCTTTCTTTTTGCGGGCGGCCCAGCCCGCGCGCACTTCCTGGCGCGCGCGGGCGACCGCCAGGGCCCCGGCAGGGACGCTCTTGGTGATCACCGAGCCCGCGCCCACGTAGGCGCCCGCCCCGATGGTGACGGGAGCCACGAGGCTCGAGTTGGTGCCGACGAATGCGCCGGCGCCGATCTTGGTCTCGTGCTTGGCGACGCCGTCGTAGTTGCAGGTGATCGTGCCCGCGCCGATGTTCGCCTGGTCGCCGACGGTGGCGTCGCCGATGTACGAAAGGTGCGGCACCTTGGCGCCGCGGCCGATCTTCGACTTCTTCAGCTCCACGAAGTTGCCGATCCTGGCGCCGGCGCCGACGTGCGACTGCGGGCGCAGGTGGCAGAACGGGCCGAGCTGGGCTTCGGCCTCGACGGTCGCGTCGGACAGCACGCAGTAGGGCCTGAGGGTGACGCGGTCGCCGATACGGCTGCCGCTCACGTGGCAGCCCGGCCCCACGACGCACTCGGCGCCGATCGTGGTCGCGCCCTCGAGCACTGCGCCGGGATAGATCACCGTATCGGCCCCGACCGCGACCGTGTCGTCCACGTACGTCGCCGCCGGATCCAGGATGGTGACGCCCTCGACCATCAGGCGCTCGAGGGTGCGCCGCCGAAGCACCGCCGCCACCTCGGCCAGCTGCTTTCGGTCGTTGATGCCCATGCACTCCTCGGGATGCGGCGCCGCCAGCGCTTCGACCGGCGCCCCGCTCGCGGCGAGGATCGAGACGACGTCGGTCAGGTAGTGCTCGCCCTGGTCATTCTGCGGCGTCACGCGGTCGAGCGCGGGCCAGAGCCGCCTGGCGTCGAAGCAGTACGTGCTCGTGCCGATCTCGCGAATCGCCCTTTGGGCGGGGGTCGCGTCGCGGTGCTCGATGATGGCGACCGGCCGGCCGCCCTCGCGGATCACGCGCCCGTAGCCCGCCGGATCCTCGGCCTCGGCCGTGAGGAGCGTGGCGGCGGCCGCCTTCGAGCGGTGGTGGTCGACCAACGCGCGCAGCAGGGCTTCTGACATGAGCGGCTGATCGCCCGGCAGCACGAGGACGGCGCCCGCGCCGTCGCCGCAGGCGCCGCGCGCCTGGAGGAGGGCGTGCGCGGTGCCGAGCCGCTCCTTCTGTTCGACGTAGGCGAGATCGGGCGCCTCGCCGACGGCCGCGCGCACGTCGTCAGCGCCCCGGCCGACCACCAGGACTATCCGCGCGCCGAGCGCGCGGGCGACGCGCACCGGGTAGTCGATGAGCCGCCGCCCGCCGAGCAGGTGCAGCGCCTTGGGACGGCTCCCGCGCATGCGCTGGGACTCGCCGGCCGCCAGGATCACCGCGGTGAGCGTCTTCATGATCGCCACTAGGTTAGCACGGGCCGTGCCATCACCGGTTGAGCGGGCACGGCTGTTCGCAAGTCGCGCGTTGGCGCGAACTTATCACCCACGTTCAACATGCCAAGAGGCATGTTGAGGATAAATGACGATGAACGATGCTGTGTCATTTGCGTAGATGAGACAGGAGGCGGGCGATCCTGTTGGGCAATGGAGACGACAATTCGACCGTCTCGCCCGTCGTCGGGTGGACAAAGGAGAGACCGGCCGCGTGCAGCGCCACGCCGCCCAAGCCCTCGACGAGATCGGCCGGCAGCGTGTCGTGCGGCCGCGCGTGCTTGGCGCCGTACGTCGCATCGCCCACCAGCGGGTGACCCAGCGATGCCAGGTGGACGCGGATCTGGTGGGTGCGGCCCGTCTCGAGCCGGCACTCGAGATACGTGTAGCCGCCGAAACGCTCGAGCGCGCGGAAGCGCGTGACGGCGCGCTTGCCCGTGCCCGCGCGTGCGACGGCCATGCGCACCCGCGAGCGCGGATCGCGCGCGATCGGCGCGTCGATCCTGCCGTCGTGGGGCGCGATGACGCCATGGGCGAGGCACAGGTAGCGGCGCGACATGGTGCGCTGCTGAAGCTGCGCCGTGAGCGCATCGTACGCTTGGCGGCTCTTCGCGAGCACGATGAGCCCGGACGTGCCCTTATCGAGGCGGTGGACGATGCCGGGCCGGCGCGGACCTCCGACCCCCGCGATCTCGGGGGAGTGCGCCAGCGCCGCGGCGGCCAGGGTGCCGGTGGACCGTCCCGCTCCCGGATGCGTCACCATGCCCGCGGGCTTGTCCACGACGAGGACGTGGGCGTCCTCGAAGACGATGGCGAGGGGGATCGACTCGGCGGCCAATACCTCCGGCGCAGGCGGCGGGACCACGACGTCGACCCTCTCGCCCACCTTGAGCCGGTGCGCGGCCTTGCGCGCGGCGCCGTTCACGCTGACGTGGCCGCCGTCCACGAGCGCCTTGATGCGGGTGCGCGACAGGTCGGGCAGCTGCGCGGCCAACCACAGGTCGAGGCGGCGGCCCGCCTCGGCCGCGCCCACGGATGTCCCCACGCGCCGGGCGGGACCGACCGTCATGCCTGCGGCGGCGAGGCCGTCATGCCCGCGGCGGCTTCGCTGTCAGCATGCGCAGCGCGAGGAGCGCCACGCCCACGCTGATGGCCGAATCGGCGACGTTGAAGGCGGGCCAGTGCCACCCGCGCCAGTAGAAGTCGAGGAAGTCCACCACGGCCCCGAAGCGCGCGCGGTCGATCAGGTTGCCCGCCGCGCCGCCGAAGATCATGCCGATGGCCACGGCCGCAACGAGCCCGCCCTCAGGCAGGAGGCGCGTGGCCAGCGCCGCGAGGACGCCGAGGGCCCCGATGGAGAGCAGCGCGACGATCCAGCGCCAGCCGCGCGGGACGCTACCGAGCATTCCGAACGCCAGGCCCGGGTTCATCACGAGGGTCAGCGAGAAGAAGCCGTCGATCATGTTCACGGGGACGCCGAGCCCCAGGCGGCGCAGCGCGAGCCACTTTGCGGCCTGGTCGAGGATCAGGACGATCCCGCCCAGCGCCGCCACCAGCCTCATGAGCGGGCGAGCACCACCGGCAGGCAGCGATCGCAGAGCGCGGGGTGCCGGGCGTCCGCCCCCACACCCGCGCTCCAGGTCCAGCAGCGGTCGCACTTCTTCCACCCGAGGGCCTGAGCGGGGGTTACGGCGAGAGCCAACCCAGGAATGTCCTGGCTGTCGTAGGCGATCCCGGCGCCGTGGGGCGCACGTTCGGCGAGTCTCACGGCCGACACGTTGAAGAGCGTCGCGAGCAAATCCTCGCCCTTGCCGGCGAGCAGCGGGCGCCACTGCTCCTCGGGCGCGCTCGTGACGTAGACGACGGCGTCGATGCCTTTGCCGATCAGTCCCTGCTTGCGCGCCGTCTCGAGCGCGCGTGAAACCTCGCCCCGCACCTCGAGCAGGCGCTCCCACTCGCCGCCGAGGCGTTCGTTGATCCACTCGCCGCGCTCCTCGGGGAAGGTGACGAGGTGGACGCTCTCGGGCTTGCCGCGGCCGGGGATGTAGCCCCAGACCTCGTCGGCGGTGAAGCTCAGGACGGGCGCCAGGAGGCGCGCCAGCGCCGTCAGCATCTCGAAGCAGACCGTCTGCGCCGCGCGCCGCTTGGGGTCGTCGGGCGCCGAGACGTACAGGCGGTCCTTGATGATGTCGAGGTAGAGTGACGACAGGTCCACGGCGCAGAAGTTGTGCGCGGTGTGGAAGACGACGTGGAACTGGTACTCGTCGTAGGCCCGGCGGACGCGGGCGATCAGCTCGCCCAAGCGCAGGAGCGCCCAGCGGTCGATCTCGTCCATCTGGTCGTAGGAGACGCGATCACGCTCGGGGTCGAAGTCGGCGAGCGTGCCGAGGAGGAAGCGGAAGGTGTTCCGTATCCTCCTGTAGGCGTCGCTGAGCCGGACCAGGATCTCGTCGGAGAACCGGATGTCCTCGGTATAGTCCTCGGCGGCCACCCAGAGGCGCAGGATCTCGGCGCCGTACTTGGACAGGATCGCCTCCTGGCTGTCGTAGTTCCGGAGGGACTTGGACAGCTTGCGCCCACCGGCGTCCACTAAAAAGCCATGCGTGAGCACCGACTTGTACGGCGGCCGGCCGCGCGTGCCCACCGCCTCGAGCAGCGAGGAGTGGAACCAGCCGCGATGTTGGTCCGAGCCCTCCAGGTACATGTCCGCCGGCGAGCGCAGGTCCGGTCGCGCCTCGAGCACGGCCGCGTGGCTGCAGCCTGAATCCACCCAGACGTCGAGGATGTCGGTCTCTTTGCGGAATTCCCCGCCGCCGCACGCCGGACAGCGCGTGCCGGCCGGGACGAGCTCGGCCTCGGGCCGCAGGTACCACTCCTCGATTCCCCGCCCGTCGCGGAAGATCACCGACACGTGCTCGATGACGCGCTCGTCAAGGAGGAGCGCCGAGCACGCGCGGCAGTAGAACGCCACGATCGGCACGCCCCAGACGCGCTGGCGCGAGAGCACCCAGTCGGGCCGGTGGGCGATCATGTTGAAGAGCCGGTCCGCGCCCCACGCCGGGATCCAGCGCACGTCGTTCCGGATGGCGTCCAGCGCCTTTCCCCTGAGCCCGTTCTTGTCGAGCGAGATGAACCACTGCTCGGTCGCCCGGAACAGCGTGGGGTTCTTGCACCGCCAGCAGTGCGGGTACTCGTGTCTGAGCGTGACTTCCGCGACGAGGGCGCCCACCGCCTTGAGGTGCGCGATAATCTTCGGGTTGGCCTCCCACACGGTCAGCCCCGCGAAGTGCGCGACCTCGGGGACGAAGCGCCCGTCGTCGTCGACCGGATTGTAGATCTTGAGCCCGGCCTTGCGCCCGAGCTCGTAGTCTTCTTCACCATGCCCGGGAGCGATGTGCACAAGCCCGGTGCCGGTGTCCATGGCCACGAAGTCCGCGCCGAGCACCGGGGCGTCGCGGTCGATCCACGGGTGGCGGCCCACGGTGCCCTCGAGCTCCGCGCCAGGCACGGCGATCTCCGTCGGCCGCGTCCGTCCCTTGAGGCCAGGCAGGGTGGCGAAGGCTTCCGCCAGCGGACGCGCGACCACGAGGGCTTCGCCGTCGCACTCCACGGCCGTGTAGGTCTCACCGGGATGCACCGCGATGGCGAGGTTGGCCGGCAGGGTCCAAGGCGTGGTGGTCCAGATGACGAGCGAGGCGCGGCGGTTCCCGAGCGCCCGGGCCAGCGCGGGCGAAGGCGTCTTCACCGGGAACTTCACGAACACCGACGGCGTGGTCTGGTCCTCGTACTCGACCTCCGCCTGGGCGAGCGCGGTCTTGCAGTGCATGCACCAGTGAACGGGCTTCAGCCCCTTGTAGACGGCCCCCTGCCCCACGAAGCGCCCGAACTCGCGCACGATGACGGCCTCGTAGGAAGGGTCCAGCGTGGCGTACCGGTTCGCCCAGTCGCCGAAGATCCCGAGACGCTTGAATTCTTCGCGCTGGATGTCGATGAAGCGCAGCGCGTAGTCCCGGCAGCGCCGGATCTTCTCAACGGGATCCATGGCCTGGCGCACGTCCACGCCGGGCCGATCGAGGCCGAGCTCGACGTCCACCTGGTGCTCGATCGGAAGGCCGTGACAGTCCCAGCCC of Candidatus Methylomirabilota bacterium contains these proteins:
- the lspA gene encoding signal peptidase II gives rise to the protein MRLVAALGGIVLILDQAAKWLALRRLGLGVPVNMIDGFFSLTLVMNPGLAFGMLGSVPRGWRWIVALLSIGALGVLAALATRLLPEGGLVAAVAIGMIFGGAAGNLIDRARFGAVVDFLDFYWRGWHWPAFNVADSAISVGVALLALRMLTAKPPRA
- a CDS encoding RluA family pseudouridine synthase, whose protein sequence is MTVGPARRVGTSVGAAEAGRRLDLWLAAQLPDLSRTRIKALVDGGHVSVNGAARKAAHRLKVGERVDVVVPPPAPEVLAAESIPLAIVFEDAHVLVVDKPAGMVTHPGAGRSTGTLAAAALAHSPEIAGVGGPRRPGIVHRLDKGTSGLIVLAKSRQAYDALTAQLQQRTMSRRYLCLAHGVIAPHDGRIDAPIARDPRSRVRMAVARAGTGKRAVTRFRALERFGGYTYLECRLETGRTHQIRVHLASLGHPLVGDATYGAKHARPHDTLPADLVEGLGGVALHAAGLSFVHPTTGETVELSSPLPNRIARLLSHLRK
- the ileS gene encoding isoleucine--tRNA ligase; translated protein: MNYKDTLNLPKTSFPMKANLPKLEPEMLKQWEEMDIYARIRQASAKRPLWILHDGPPYANGHIHLGTALNKILKDLVVKSRAMLGHNAVYVPGWDCHGLPIEHQVDVELGLDRPGVDVRQAMDPVEKIRRCRDYALRFIDIQREEFKRLGIFGDWANRYATLDPSYEAVIVREFGRFVGQGAVYKGLKPVHWCMHCKTALAQAEVEYEDQTTPSVFVKFPVKTPSPALARALGNRRASLVIWTTTPWTLPANLAIAVHPGETYTAVECDGEALVVARPLAEAFATLPGLKGRTRPTEIAVPGAELEGTVGRHPWIDRDAPVLGADFVAMDTGTGLVHIAPGHGEEDYELGRKAGLKIYNPVDDDGRFVPEVAHFAGLTVWEANPKIIAHLKAVGALVAEVTLRHEYPHCWRCKNPTLFRATEQWFISLDKNGLRGKALDAIRNDVRWIPAWGADRLFNMIAHRPDWVLSRQRVWGVPIVAFYCRACSALLLDERVIEHVSVIFRDGRGIEEWYLRPEAELVPAGTRCPACGGGEFRKETDILDVWVDSGCSHAAVLEARPDLRSPADMYLEGSDQHRGWFHSSLLEAVGTRGRPPYKSVLTHGFLVDAGGRKLSKSLRNYDSQEAILSKYGAEILRLWVAAEDYTEDIRFSDEILVRLSDAYRRIRNTFRFLLGTLADFDPERDRVSYDQMDEIDRWALLRLGELIARVRRAYDEYQFHVVFHTAHNFCAVDLSSLYLDIIKDRLYVSAPDDPKRRAAQTVCFEMLTALARLLAPVLSFTADEVWGYIPGRGKPESVHLVTFPEERGEWINERLGGEWERLLEVRGEVSRALETARKQGLIGKGIDAVVYVTSAPEEQWRPLLAGKGEDLLATLFNVSAVRLAERAPHGAGIAYDSQDIPGLALAVTPAQALGWKKCDRCWTWSAGVGADARHPALCDRCLPVVLARS
- the glmU gene encoding bifunctional UDP-N-acetylglucosamine diphosphorylase/glucosamine-1-phosphate N-acetyltransferase GlmU — its product is MKTLTAVILAAGESQRMRGSRPKALHLLGGRRLIDYPVRVARALGARIVLVVGRGADDVRAAVGEAPDLAYVEQKERLGTAHALLQARGACGDGAGAVLVLPGDQPLMSEALLRALVDHHRSKAAAATLLTAEAEDPAGYGRVIREGGRPVAIIEHRDATPAQRAIREIGTSTYCFDARRLWPALDRVTPQNDQGEHYLTDVVSILAASGAPVEALAAPHPEECMGINDRKQLAEVAAVLRRRTLERLMVEGVTILDPAATYVDDTVAVGADTVIYPGAVLEGATTIGAECVVGPGCHVSGSRIGDRVTLRPYCVLSDATVEAEAQLGPFCHLRPQSHVGAGARIGNFVELKKSKIGRGAKVPHLSYIGDATVGDQANIGAGTITCNYDGVAKHETKIGAGAFVGTNSSLVAPVTIGAGAYVGAGSVITKSVPAGALAVARARQEVRAGWAARKKKARKAKD